The Dyella caseinilytica genome has a window encoding:
- a CDS encoding penicillin-binding protein activator: protein MRPSRLALSGLLVSLVLSACVPSVVPRSPAEIAAAQSAADLARQGQFDRAAQAYLTLAAQTPDRADHYNLLAAEAYRQENALDRAAPLVAGIQRKQLTDDEPVRLDLLRAEIALRQRDPATALQLTTQSDTNVPANLQPRLLNLRAEAEADTGDLWGAARTRVNMDDLLQGADRSQNRDEAVSLLARLGVAPLKQRASAMQPDDHMLPWVNEALSRLGVTVAQAQPNLTQPVGTLVPGSNASVREGYKMPAQVALLLPDSDGLVAASSAIREGFFAAYYQDADTHAPRAIVRVYDSGGNAASAIKAYNQAVSDGAQIVVGPLARAEVIGVLSQSTLPVPVLALNHSDSKSLPAGNATEFALMPENEGAQAADHMTDSGIHSAYVVISGDDFAKRAAAAFKAEFAAKGGQIAGTAQIASGSVNYGDAINELNAGSAGTDAGIFISMRTEQARLLLPQLRVARINLPVFATSHIYGGSDNPSADRDLEGVEFCDAPWLFDAQTGLPSYQDVASQLPTARGATAQLFAFGMDAWNLVPYLDWLRNHPGSYLPGASGQLTTDTFGHVNRVLTWMKFQDGVARPMNGSLQNGSLQMDNAPAGPAPASSAPTPASAPAGG from the coding sequence ATGCGCCCAAGTCGTCTTGCCCTGTCAGGACTGCTGGTTTCCCTGGTGCTAAGTGCCTGCGTACCGTCGGTCGTACCACGCTCCCCCGCCGAAATCGCTGCCGCGCAAAGCGCCGCCGACCTGGCAAGGCAAGGCCAGTTCGACAGAGCCGCGCAAGCTTATCTGACACTCGCCGCGCAAACGCCAGACCGCGCCGATCATTACAACCTGCTCGCTGCCGAAGCCTATCGCCAGGAAAACGCGCTCGATCGCGCGGCGCCGCTGGTGGCTGGCATCCAGCGCAAGCAATTGACCGATGATGAGCCGGTGCGCCTCGACCTGCTGCGTGCAGAGATCGCATTGCGGCAGCGCGATCCAGCCACGGCGTTGCAGCTGACCACGCAATCGGACACGAATGTTCCTGCCAACCTGCAGCCGCGCCTGCTCAATTTGCGTGCTGAAGCCGAAGCCGATACGGGCGACCTGTGGGGCGCCGCACGCACCCGCGTGAACATGGATGATCTGCTGCAAGGCGCGGACCGCTCACAGAATCGCGATGAAGCGGTATCGCTGCTGGCCAGGCTGGGGGTTGCTCCGCTCAAGCAACGCGCTTCAGCGATGCAGCCTGATGACCACATGCTGCCCTGGGTCAATGAAGCGCTCAGCCGACTTGGCGTGACCGTGGCGCAGGCGCAACCGAACCTTACGCAACCGGTCGGCACGCTCGTACCCGGCAGCAACGCCAGTGTGCGCGAAGGCTACAAGATGCCGGCACAAGTCGCCCTGCTGCTGCCCGATAGCGACGGCCTGGTCGCTGCAAGTTCTGCCATCCGCGAAGGCTTTTTCGCTGCTTACTATCAGGATGCCGACACACATGCTCCGCGCGCCATCGTTCGCGTCTACGACAGCGGCGGCAATGCGGCAAGCGCGATCAAGGCTTATAACCAGGCTGTAAGCGACGGCGCGCAGATAGTGGTAGGCCCGCTGGCACGCGCGGAAGTCATTGGCGTGCTCTCACAATCCACGCTGCCGGTTCCCGTACTCGCACTCAATCATTCGGACAGCAAGAGCTTGCCTGCCGGCAACGCTACCGAATTCGCGCTGATGCCAGAAAATGAAGGCGCGCAAGCCGCTGATCACATGACCGATAGCGGCATCCATAGCGCCTATGTGGTGATCTCCGGAGACGATTTCGCCAAGCGCGCTGCAGCAGCGTTCAAAGCCGAATTCGCGGCCAAGGGCGGACAGATCGCCGGCACCGCACAAATTGCTTCCGGCAGCGTCAACTACGGTGATGCCATCAATGAATTGAATGCAGGCAGCGCAGGCACCGATGCTGGCATCTTCATCAGCATGCGCACAGAACAGGCTCGCCTGTTGTTGCCGCAGTTGCGCGTAGCACGCATCAACCTGCCCGTCTTCGCCACTTCGCATATCTATGGCGGCAGCGACAATCCGTCTGCTGATCGTGACTTGGAAGGCGTGGAGTTCTGCGATGCGCCGTGGCTGTTCGACGCGCAAACCGGGCTACCCAGCTATCAGGATGTCGCTTCGCAATTGCCGACTGCACGTGGCGCAACGGCACAGTTGTTTGCCTTCGGCATGGACGCGTGGAACTTGGTGCCTTACCTCGACTGGCTGCGCAACCATCCAGGCAGCTACCTGCCCGGCGCCAGCGGCCAGCTGACCACCGATACCTTCGGACATGTCAATCGCGTCCTGACCTGGATGAAGTTCCAGGACGGCGTTGCCCGTCCGATGAACGGCAGTCTGCAAAATGGCAGCCTGCAGATGGACAACGCACCGGCAGGTCCGGCGCCAGCCAGCAGCGCGCCCACTCCGGCATCAGCGCCGGCAGGCGGCTGA
- the rsmI gene encoding 16S rRNA (cytidine(1402)-2'-O)-methyltransferase — protein sequence MSSEPAGCLWVVATPIGHRDDISARAIETLRNVTVIAAEDTRHSRPMLLQHNIGTPLIALHEHNERETVAAIVRRLQQGESVALISDAGTPLISDPGFRLVRAAREAGIRCIPVPGACAAIAALSVAGQPSDRFVFEGFLPPKSAARRSRLEELAGDPRTLIFYESSHRVAESLADMRDVFGADREAVLARELTKVFETVIGEPLAQLAARVVADPNQQRGECVILVAGRGEEVDAKLAEGQRVFAILREELPPAKAAKLAAAITGAPRKLLYGDKGEG from the coding sequence ATGTCTTCTGAACCAGCCGGTTGCCTGTGGGTGGTGGCGACACCGATAGGCCATCGGGACGATATCTCCGCACGCGCTATCGAAACCTTGCGCAACGTCACTGTGATCGCGGCGGAGGATACGCGGCATAGCCGTCCCATGCTGTTGCAACACAATATAGGTACGCCATTGATCGCGTTGCACGAACACAACGAGCGCGAAACGGTGGCGGCGATCGTGCGGCGGCTGCAACAGGGTGAGTCGGTGGCGCTGATTTCCGATGCGGGCACGCCACTGATCAGTGATCCGGGTTTCCGGCTGGTGCGAGCGGCACGCGAGGCAGGCATCCGTTGCATCCCTGTGCCGGGTGCGTGTGCGGCGATTGCTGCGCTTTCCGTCGCGGGCCAGCCCAGCGATCGCTTCGTTTTCGAGGGCTTTTTGCCGCCGAAATCGGCGGCGCGGCGCAGCCGGCTCGAGGAACTTGCGGGCGATCCGCGCACATTGATCTTCTACGAATCCTCGCATCGCGTGGCGGAAAGTCTGGCCGACATGCGCGATGTTTTCGGTGCAGACCGTGAAGCGGTGCTGGCGCGCGAATTGACCAAAGTGTTCGAGACGGTCATTGGCGAGCCGCTGGCGCAACTGGCGGCACGCGTGGTGGCGGATCCGAATCAGCAGCGCGGTGAATGCGTAATCCTGGTGGCGGGCCGCGGCGAAGAGGTGGACGCCAAGTTGGCCGAAGGGCAGCGTGTATTTGCAATCCTGCGTGAGGAATTGCCGCCGGCAAAAGCGGCAAAGCTGGCAGCAGCGATCACCGGCGCACCGCGCAAGCTGCTGTATGGCGATAAGGGCGAAGGTTGA
- the mraZ gene encoding division/cell wall cluster transcriptional repressor MraZ gives MFQGETAITVDDKGRLAIPTAYRELVTEACANRLVITYNPFESGCLWLFPHNEWERVRDQVNALPSVKAVHRALQMKLVGAAAMVEPDSAGRILLPASQRSAAGIEKKAVLLGMGSKFELWSEQAHLAKIRQTIGEDEISDDMTDLRL, from the coding sequence GTGTTTCAGGGCGAGACCGCCATCACCGTTGATGACAAGGGCCGACTGGCTATCCCGACTGCGTATCGGGAGCTGGTAACGGAGGCCTGCGCCAATCGACTGGTGATCACCTACAACCCGTTCGAGTCGGGCTGCCTCTGGCTGTTCCCGCATAACGAATGGGAGCGGGTGCGTGACCAGGTGAATGCGTTGCCGAGCGTGAAGGCCGTGCATCGTGCCTTGCAGATGAAACTGGTCGGTGCGGCCGCGATGGTCGAGCCGGACAGTGCGGGGCGCATCCTGTTGCCAGCCAGCCAGCGCTCGGCGGCCGGCATCGAGAAAAAGGCGGTTCTGTTGGGCATGGGCAGCAAGTTCGAGCTTTGGAGCGAACAGGCCCATCTGGCCAAGATCCGCCAGACCATCGGCGAAGACGAGATCAGCGACGACATGACGGACCTGCGGCTCTGA
- the rsmH gene encoding 16S rRNA (cytosine(1402)-N(4))-methyltransferase RsmH: MAEQMLRHIPVMLNEAVEGLAVREGGRYLDGTFGRGGHARAVLSRLGPDGRLLLMDRDPQAIAAAQKEFAGDPRVSIRHANFSTLAEWEETAEGLDGVLLDLGVSSPQLDEAARGFSFMADAPLDMRMDPTQGESAADFLARAEDREIADVLWTFGEERFSRKIARAIVEHRSESPITRTSELAALIERVVGRREPGKHPATRSFQALRIRVNGELDALQRGLDAALACLKDGGRLSVISFHSLEDRAVKLFIRDHSGRVQGSRRGPPVAAAPARLAAVGKAQFPSEAEEVANPRARSAVLRVAEKLPEGGRGCE, encoded by the coding sequence ATGGCCGAGCAAATGTTGCGGCACATCCCGGTGATGCTGAATGAAGCGGTGGAGGGTCTCGCCGTGCGGGAAGGCGGGCGTTATCTCGATGGCACCTTCGGACGCGGCGGTCACGCCCGCGCCGTGCTGTCGCGTCTGGGTCCCGACGGCCGTCTGTTGCTGATGGATCGCGATCCGCAAGCCATTGCCGCTGCGCAGAAGGAATTCGCAGGCGATCCACGCGTGTCGATCCGTCATGCCAATTTCTCGACGTTGGCCGAGTGGGAAGAGACCGCCGAAGGCCTCGACGGTGTGCTGCTCGATCTGGGTGTTTCCTCGCCGCAGTTGGATGAAGCAGCGCGTGGTTTCAGCTTCATGGCCGATGCGCCGCTGGACATGCGCATGGATCCGACCCAGGGTGAAAGCGCTGCCGATTTCCTCGCCCGTGCTGAAGATCGCGAAATTGCCGATGTGTTGTGGACCTTCGGCGAAGAGCGCTTCAGCCGCAAGATCGCACGTGCGATCGTCGAGCACCGCAGCGAATCGCCGATCACTCGCACCAGCGAGCTGGCCGCGTTGATCGAGCGCGTGGTCGGCCGTCGTGAGCCGGGCAAGCATCCGGCCACACGCAGCTTTCAGGCGCTGCGCATTCGCGTGAATGGCGAGTTGGACGCTTTGCAGCGCGGGCTCGACGCTGCGCTGGCGTGCCTCAAGGACGGCGGCCGCCTGTCGGTGATCAGCTTTCACTCGCTGGAAGACCGCGCGGTGAAATTGTTCATCCGTGATCACTCTGGCCGTGTGCAAGGCAGTCGCCGTGGGCCGCCGGTTGCAGCGGCGCCGGCGCGTCTGGCTGCCGTGGGCAAGGCGCAATTTCCTTCCGAGGCGGAGGAAGTGGCCAATCCGCGTGCTCGTTCGGCCGTGCTGCGTGTGGCGGAAAAGCTGCCGGAGGGAGGCCGCGGATGCGAATGA
- the ftsL gene encoding cell division protein FtsL, producing MRMIGVFFLLLLLSAVMVSAIAVVWTRHQSRALFVQLTQLQSQRDALNIEYGQLELEQATWAEPRRIDSEARTKLGMLSPRPQDVQLVRQP from the coding sequence ATGCGAATGATCGGCGTCTTTTTCCTCCTGCTGCTGTTGAGCGCTGTAATGGTAAGTGCCATTGCCGTGGTATGGACCCGGCATCAGAGTCGTGCGTTGTTTGTGCAGTTGACCCAGCTGCAATCGCAGCGCGATGCGCTGAATATCGAATACGGCCAGCTCGAACTGGAGCAGGCTACGTGGGCCGAGCCGCGCCGCATCGATAGCGAAGCGCGCACCAAGCTCGGCATGCTGTCGCCACGTCCGCAGGACGTGCAACTGGTGCGTCAGCCATGA
- a CDS encoding peptidoglycan D,D-transpeptidase FtsI family protein → MNRLPRPAPRSATRRQGASLSTRRRMVLVLGVLGLASLGLVARAFDLQVVRKQFYQDQGDARFLRVVPIAVSRGTIFDRNGEPLAVSTPMVSITAVPSEVLDNADRIPALAQALGTNPDDLKSYLEQRADREFTYLRRQMSPDAAQAVLDLDVPGVNGQREFKRYYPSGEVTAHVLGFTNIDDHGQEGLELAFDSWLSGKPGAKRVIRDRMGHIVEDVEQVRAPQPGQNLTLSIDRRIQFLAYSELKKQLDDVNADSGEMVILDVRTGEILAMVSLPTYNPNAVTGSNGGARRNRAVTDVVEPGSTMKPFTLAAGLSSGKYTPTSPMVDTGNGHWMFYGHDIRDDDPNGMLTPTGVLTKSSNIGAAKISLSLDTQYVYDAYKAFGFGESTGSGFPGESSGFLKVGKTWRPLEKATMAFGYGMNVTPLQLANAYATLANDGVMHPPTFIKDGDNPGKQIVSSQIARELVTMLETVTAPGGTATRAQIANYSVAGKTGTAHLAAAGGYAKNNYNSLFAGIVPATDPRLVAVVVINNPKNGYFGGAVSAPVFQRVMDGALRLLDVPPDNIGRWYVGGPMQSGGGLAGNAPVPSSKDDASAAEGVDP, encoded by the coding sequence ATGAATCGGCTTCCGCGCCCCGCTCCCAGGTCTGCCACGCGTCGTCAGGGTGCGAGCCTCAGCACGCGCCGGCGCATGGTGCTGGTGCTCGGCGTACTTGGCTTGGCTTCGCTTGGGTTGGTGGCGCGCGCGTTCGACCTGCAAGTGGTGCGCAAGCAGTTCTATCAGGACCAGGGCGATGCGCGCTTTCTGCGCGTGGTGCCTATTGCTGTGTCGCGCGGCACGATCTTCGATCGCAATGGTGAGCCGTTGGCGGTGTCCACGCCGATGGTATCGATCACGGCGGTGCCATCAGAAGTGCTCGATAACGCGGACCGCATTCCTGCCTTGGCACAGGCGCTTGGCACCAATCCGGACGACCTGAAGTCGTATCTCGAGCAGCGCGCCGATCGCGAGTTCACTTATCTGCGGCGGCAAATGAGCCCGGATGCGGCGCAGGCGGTTTTGGACCTGGACGTGCCAGGCGTGAATGGCCAACGCGAGTTCAAGCGTTATTACCCATCCGGCGAAGTCACCGCGCACGTGCTTGGCTTTACCAATATCGACGATCACGGCCAGGAAGGCTTGGAGCTTGCGTTCGACAGCTGGCTGTCTGGTAAGCCCGGCGCCAAGCGTGTGATCCGCGATCGCATGGGCCACATCGTGGAGGACGTGGAACAGGTGCGCGCGCCGCAGCCTGGTCAGAATCTCACACTCAGTATTGATCGCCGCATTCAGTTCCTTGCCTATAGCGAACTGAAGAAGCAGCTCGATGACGTCAATGCCGATTCGGGCGAGATGGTCATTCTCGACGTGCGCACCGGCGAAATCCTGGCGATGGTCAGCTTGCCGACGTACAACCCGAATGCGGTCACCGGCTCAAACGGTGGTGCGCGCCGCAACCGCGCCGTGACCGACGTGGTCGAGCCCGGTTCGACGATGAAGCCGTTCACTTTGGCAGCGGGCTTGTCCAGCGGTAAATACACACCGACGTCGCCGATGGTCGATACCGGTAATGGGCACTGGATGTTCTACGGCCACGATATCCGCGACGACGATCCCAACGGGATGCTCACGCCGACCGGTGTGCTGACCAAGTCATCCAACATTGGCGCAGCGAAGATTTCGCTATCGCTGGACACGCAGTATGTCTATGACGCCTACAAGGCGTTTGGCTTCGGTGAAAGCACCGGTAGCGGTTTCCCGGGCGAATCGTCCGGTTTTCTCAAGGTTGGCAAGACTTGGCGCCCGCTGGAGAAAGCGACGATGGCGTTCGGCTACGGCATGAACGTCACGCCGCTGCAATTGGCGAACGCCTACGCCACGCTCGCCAATGATGGCGTGATGCATCCGCCCACTTTCATCAAGGACGGTGATAACCCGGGCAAGCAGATCGTTTCGTCGCAGATTGCGCGCGAGCTGGTCACCATGTTGGAAACCGTCACCGCGCCGGGTGGTACCGCGACGCGCGCGCAGATTGCCAACTACAGTGTGGCCGGCAAGACCGGTACTGCGCATTTGGCAGCCGCCGGCGGTTACGCCAAGAACAACTACAACTCACTGTTCGCCGGCATCGTGCCAGCCACCGATCCGCGTCTGGTGGCGGTGGTGGTGATCAACAATCCGAAAAACGGCTACTTCGGTGGCGCTGTCTCCGCGCCGGTATTCCAGCGCGTGATGGATGGCGCGCTGCGCCTGCTCGATGTGCCGCCGGACAACATCGGCCGCTGGTACGTCGGTGGCCCGATGCAATCGGGCGGCGGTCTGGCCGGCAATGCGCCGGTGCCAAGCAGTAAAGATGATGCGTCTGCTGCGGAGGGGGTCGACCCATGA
- a CDS encoding UDP-N-acetylmuramoyl-L-alanyl-D-glutamate--2,6-diaminopimelate ligase → MSSQRLDHLLQGIAETSAIGPIVVSGLALDSRQVRNGDAFFALRGTRGHGIEFVGGAVQRGASVVLAEAPPCVLDDPGVPVLWIDSLHTFVGEIASRFFGRPSEAMRVIGVTGTNGKTSTVQLLAQALETLGHRAATIGTLGAGLHGQLSEGERTTPDAIAVQRLMSEFRRDGATHVAMEVSSHALEQGRVAAMDFDVAAFTNLTRDHLDYHGSMQAYGAAKAKLFAWPTLDAAVINTDDAFGRELAAKLAQSVRKLTLSSAGDAHAEIAASDIVTSAEGVAFQLRTPWGARQIRSRLLGRFNVANLLTVVGCIGALGESFDRIADAIEALQPVNGRMNRFGGVRGLPLVVVDYAHTPDALEQALTALRAHCEARLICVFGCGGERDQGKRPQMGDIAERLADVAIVTDDNPRGEDGDLIVSQILAGMKQPQAATVLRDREAAIHVALQMARAGDVILIAGKGHETYQEGASGKRAFDDMAVARAILERHA, encoded by the coding sequence ATGAGCAGCCAGCGTCTTGATCATCTTTTGCAGGGCATTGCGGAGACGTCGGCCATCGGGCCGATTGTCGTATCCGGGCTGGCGCTCGATTCGCGGCAAGTGCGCAACGGTGATGCCTTCTTTGCCTTGCGCGGTACGCGCGGGCACGGCATCGAGTTCGTCGGCGGTGCCGTGCAGCGTGGCGCCAGCGTGGTGCTGGCCGAAGCGCCGCCGTGCGTGCTGGATGACCCTGGCGTGCCGGTGTTGTGGATCGACAGTCTGCATACCTTTGTCGGCGAAATTGCTTCGCGCTTTTTCGGCCGTCCATCGGAAGCGATGCGCGTGATCGGCGTGACCGGTACCAACGGCAAAACCTCTACGGTGCAGCTGTTGGCACAGGCACTGGAAACGCTCGGTCACCGCGCGGCCACCATCGGCACGCTCGGCGCCGGATTGCATGGCCAGCTGAGCGAAGGCGAGCGCACCACACCGGACGCAATTGCCGTGCAGCGGCTCATGTCGGAGTTTCGCCGCGACGGCGCTACGCATGTCGCGATGGAAGTGTCTTCGCATGCGCTTGAGCAGGGCCGCGTTGCGGCCATGGATTTCGATGTCGCCGCGTTTACCAATCTCACGCGCGACCACCTCGACTATCACGGGAGCATGCAGGCTTATGGCGCAGCGAAGGCCAAGCTTTTTGCCTGGCCGACGCTCGACGCTGCGGTGATCAATACCGATGATGCATTCGGCCGCGAGCTGGCAGCCAAGCTCGCGCAGAGCGTGCGCAAGCTGACGCTTAGCAGCGCAGGCGATGCGCATGCCGAGATCGCTGCCAGCGATATCGTCACCTCGGCCGAGGGCGTGGCATTCCAGTTGCGTACGCCGTGGGGTGCCCGGCAGATCCGCAGCCGTTTGCTAGGCCGCTTCAATGTGGCAAACCTGCTCACTGTGGTGGGTTGTATCGGTGCGCTGGGTGAATCGTTCGATCGCATTGCTGACGCTATCGAAGCGCTGCAGCCAGTCAATGGACGTATGAATCGCTTCGGTGGCGTACGCGGCCTGCCGCTGGTGGTGGTCGACTATGCCCATACGCCGGATGCACTGGAACAAGCACTGACCGCCTTGCGCGCGCATTGCGAGGCGCGGTTGATCTGCGTATTCGGCTGCGGCGGTGAGCGTGATCAGGGCAAGCGTCCACAGATGGGCGACATCGCCGAACGTCTGGCCGATGTCGCCATCGTTACCGATGACAATCCGCGTGGCGAGGACGGCGACCTGATCGTGTCGCAGATTCTCGCTGGCATGAAACAACCCCAGGCGGCGACCGTGCTGCGCGATCGCGAGGCGGCCATCCATGTCGCGTTGCAGATGGCGCGTGCGGGTGACGTCATATTGATCGCGGGCAAAGGCCACGAAACCTATCAGGAGGGCGCGAGCGGCAAGCGTGCGTTTGACGATATGGCGGTAGCAAGAGCCATTTTGGAGAGACACGCATGA
- a CDS encoding UDP-N-acetylmuramoyl-tripeptide--D-alanyl-D-alanine ligase, which produces MMKLSAIAMWTHGRLLGDDASIASVQIDSRKVKPGDLFVAFKGERVDGHDYLADAKARGAAAALVERKVDSDLPQVQVENAELALGDLASAVRAQRNARVIGITGSNGKTTVKTLVASILSRHGRTHFSTGSFNNEIGLPLTLLWMPEDTEYAVLEMGAGKPGDIDYLAAIARPDIGLVNLIAPAHLERMGTVEMVAETKGALYRALPADGVAIINADDAFASFFAGLAGGRKVLRFGLDHKADIGADILEQRVDGSHFVLSTPKGDADVQLPLPGRHNIANALAASAIALALDVSLETIVEGLEQASAVEGRLKRIAMPNGWTLIDDSYNANPSSMHAAVDTLALAEGERWLVLGDMAELGADARALHAGVGRHARERGVQKLFAVGPLSAAAVEAFGAGGTHYADKAGLIAALQAQLHAGVTCLVKGSHSAGMEHVVAALRQPKEGAPNAA; this is translated from the coding sequence ATGATGAAGCTCAGCGCCATCGCAATGTGGACGCACGGACGCCTGCTCGGCGACGATGCCAGCATTGCCAGCGTCCAGATCGATTCGCGCAAGGTGAAGCCCGGCGACTTGTTCGTCGCTTTCAAGGGCGAACGCGTGGATGGTCACGATTACCTTGCAGACGCAAAGGCTCGCGGTGCCGCCGCGGCCTTGGTTGAGCGCAAGGTCGATAGCGATCTGCCGCAAGTGCAGGTGGAGAACGCCGAACTCGCGTTGGGCGATCTGGCCAGCGCGGTGCGTGCGCAGCGTAATGCGCGGGTGATCGGTATCACCGGTTCGAATGGCAAGACCACGGTGAAGACGCTCGTCGCGTCGATCTTGTCGCGCCATGGCCGCACCCACTTCAGCACCGGCAGCTTCAATAACGAGATCGGCCTGCCGCTGACCCTGCTGTGGATGCCTGAAGACACCGAATACGCCGTGCTCGAGATGGGCGCCGGCAAGCCGGGCGACATCGACTACCTTGCTGCCATTGCAAGGCCAGATATCGGCCTCGTCAATCTCATAGCGCCCGCGCATCTTGAGCGGATGGGTACAGTGGAAATGGTGGCCGAGACCAAAGGCGCGCTTTATCGCGCGCTACCGGCCGATGGTGTGGCGATCATCAATGCCGACGACGCATTTGCGAGCTTCTTCGCGGGGCTTGCCGGTGGGCGGAAGGTGTTGCGCTTCGGCCTGGATCACAAGGCGGATATCGGTGCGGACATTCTTGAGCAGCGCGTGGATGGTTCGCATTTCGTACTGAGCACACCCAAAGGTGATGCCGATGTGCAATTGCCTTTGCCCGGTCGCCACAACATTGCCAATGCGCTGGCAGCGAGCGCGATTGCGCTGGCGCTGGATGTGTCGCTTGAAACCATCGTCGAAGGGTTGGAACAAGCTTCCGCAGTGGAAGGGCGGCTCAAGCGCATCGCCATGCCGAACGGCTGGACCCTGATCGATGACAGCTACAACGCCAACCCCAGCTCGATGCATGCCGCAGTCGACACGCTCGCTCTAGCCGAAGGCGAGCGCTGGCTGGTGCTCGGTGACATGGCGGAGCTGGGCGCCGATGCACGCGCCCTGCATGCGGGCGTTGGCCGTCATGCGCGTGAGCGCGGCGTCCAGAAGTTGTTCGCGGTAGGTCCCTTGAGTGCTGCTGCGGTCGAAGCATTTGGAGCAGGTGGTACGCACTACGCCGACAAGGCGGGTTTGATCGCGGCGTTGCAGGCGCAATTGCATGCCGGCGTCACCTGCCTCGTAAAGGGCTCGCATTCGGCGGGTATGGAACACGTCGTGGCTGCGCTCAGACAGCCGAAGGAGGGCGCGCCCAATGCTGCTTGA
- the mraY gene encoding phospho-N-acetylmuramoyl-pentapeptide-transferase produces MLLELADWMARHFTALHLFQYITFRTIMAALTSMAMSLLFGPALIRKLAALKAGQVVRKDGPQTHLSKAGTPTMGGVMILLSVAVATLLWADLDNRYVWLVLAVMVCFGAIGFYDDYRKLVLKDSRGLASRWKYFWQSVFGLAAAWFLYHTATNPAETSLFVPLFKHVEIPLGVFFVVLTYFMIVGFSNAVNLTDGLDGLAIMPTVLVSGALGVFAYLAGNKVFSEYLGIPAIPGAGEMAVFCGAMSGAGLGFLWFNTYPAQVFMGDVGALAIGAALAAIAVIVRQEIVLLVMGGVFVMETVSVMLQVASFKMTGKRIFRMAPIHHHFELKGWPEPRVIVRFWIISVVLVLIGLATLKVR; encoded by the coding sequence ATGCTGCTTGAACTGGCCGATTGGATGGCACGGCATTTCACCGCCTTGCATCTTTTTCAATACATTACCTTCCGCACGATCATGGCGGCGCTGACGTCCATGGCGATGTCGTTGCTGTTTGGTCCCGCACTGATCCGTAAGCTCGCCGCGCTCAAGGCGGGCCAGGTGGTGCGCAAGGATGGTCCGCAGACCCATCTTTCCAAGGCGGGCACGCCGACGATGGGTGGCGTGATGATCTTGCTATCGGTGGCCGTTGCTACCTTGCTATGGGCGGATTTGGACAACCGCTACGTGTGGCTGGTGCTGGCGGTCATGGTCTGCTTCGGCGCAATCGGCTTCTACGACGACTATCGCAAGCTGGTGCTGAAGGACAGTCGCGGGTTGGCTTCGCGCTGGAAGTATTTCTGGCAGTCGGTGTTTGGTCTGGCTGCCGCGTGGTTCCTGTATCACACGGCCACCAATCCGGCAGAGACATCGCTGTTCGTGCCGTTGTTCAAGCACGTGGAGATTCCGCTGGGCGTGTTCTTCGTCGTGCTCACGTATTTCATGATCGTGGGTTTCTCCAATGCGGTGAATCTCACGGATGGTCTGGACGGCTTGGCAATCATGCCGACTGTGTTGGTGTCAGGCGCGCTGGGTGTGTTTGCGTACCTCGCCGGCAACAAGGTGTTTTCCGAATACCTCGGTATTCCGGCGATTCCGGGTGCAGGCGAGATGGCGGTGTTCTGCGGCGCCATGTCCGGGGCGGGACTGGGTTTCTTGTGGTTCAACACCTATCCCGCGCAGGTCTTCATGGGTGACGTGGGCGCACTGGCGATCGGTGCTGCGCTCGCCGCCATTGCGGTGATCGTGCGCCAGGAAATCGTGCTGCTGGTCATGGGTGGCGTGTTCGTGATGGAAACCGTGTCGGTGATGTTGCAGGTCGCCAGTTTCAAGATGACCGGCAAACGCATTTTCCGCATGGCGCCGATCCATCATCACTTTGAATTGAAGGGCTGGCCCGAGCCTCGGGTCATTGTGCGGTTCTGGATCATCAGCGTGGTGCTGGTGTTGATTGGCTTGGCAACTCTGAAGGTGCGTTGA